The Stieleria maiorica genome includes the window TTCACCCTTGACCTGGGCAAACATGTCGCGGGGCGAGACGCCTTGCGTCGGATTGTCGTAGTGCGAACAACCGGCACCATGGATGTGGTGGTCGCCACAATAAAACCCGAACTCCATCGGATCGACCCAACGCTGAAGCTGCAACGATAGTTCGTCGTTGGACGGATCTTGCAAGGCGACGGTTGTTGTGGCGTTTTTGTATTCGGGACCGCGGTTGTAGGTCACTTCCAATTCGACGTTGGGCAGCAAGACGGTGTCGCCGTCGGCTCGATAGATCTGGGGCTGGAAGAAAAAATCGGGGGCAAGACGCTTCATCTGGGGCGGATACACGTGCCCCAGTTTGTCGCGAAATGTCAATCGCGCGGTGGTCGGGGTGCCGTCTTCGTCGGCGATCCTCAGCTTCAGCGGTTTGGCCGGTCGGACGTCAAACAGGACAGGCACTTCGCCACGAAACCCGATGTCTTGGGTGCCCGCGCCGACGTCAAAACCGATCGTCGCTTCACGTTTGCCGCTTTCACTGCAATAGATCATCGCCAACGCATACTCGACTTCCAGCCCGCTCAATTGCGGCGACATCGGCTGGTCGTTGTACATTTCAAGCTCCAGGAAACGATCGGTGGCTCGATCGACGTTTTCATTCTCGTTGAGCTCGGTCTGCGCCTGCCGCTTCAAAATGCCCTCGGCCGCGCCGGCGTAAACGGGTCCCGACTGGGGACTCAGGATGCGTAGCGCGCGGGTCACGGTACTGTTGTTGATCACCTTGACGATGTGGCAGGCATAACCGGCTTGTTGCAACGTCGCCGCCGCCGGGCCACGCGCAACCTTGACGCGAACCTCCGGATTGAGTGAAACGACGAACAGCACATGCTCGTCCAGGGTTTCCTGCAATGCGGTCGCATCGCGTTGTTTCGCCGCAGTGCGGAGCGATTGGGCGATGTCGTGATCGAGCGGTTGCCCGAGGTATTCCAGCGCCTCGATCAATCGTGTCACGTTCGCGCCCAGGGGCTGTCCATCGACGGGCACGACGGGAACGGAATCTGCCGCGAACGAGGTGGCCGCAACGATCGCCAGGCACAGTGCAATCATGATCGCTCTCATGTGATTCCTCCGATTACGGTTGATCGGCCAAGCGATCGAGTTCGCTTTGAATGTCGTCGCCTTCGTAAAACCACAATCCGCCGTTGACGGTGACCGTCTGGCCGGGGGCACAGTCGGGGAAGATCGGGTCGGAATGGATGCAGGGGACCGGCGGGTTCGTCCAGACACGATGATTCGGCTGCCAAGCGGTGATGATCCAGCGATTGGAGTTTGCAGCACGTACGGCGACAAACGGCGGTGCGGTGACGCTGGGCAGTTTTTCTTGCGAGTTGAACCCGATCGCCCCTTTCAGCATCACGCAAACCTGGACACGCAGCCCCGTCAGTTTTTCCTTTGTGCCGTTGGTCAATTTCAGCTGCATCGCTGCGGCGCCGGATTGCTCGGTCACATGACTTTCGATCACGATCCCGCCGGGAAGCTTTCTTTCCACGTGCAGTGTGTCTTCGTCGACCGACCACTCCAATCGGGGCAAGTCGATGCCTTGTTCGGTCCAAATTGTGGGGATGTGTTCGTGGGCCAGGTAGGTCAAACCGAGATTCGAGAACACGGCTTCGGGGACGTCGACGACGACGTATCCGCCCTCGTCCCAGGGTGGGAAGACACTGACCTTGGTTTCACGCTGCGGCCGAATCGCTCCATCTAGAAACCCGATCCGCGGGTGTCGGCCACCGGGATAGGGCAGAATGCGAAACCCAGTCGAGCCGGCGGAGTCGGCACGCTGCGCGATCGCTTCGGCTGCTTCGGCTGATGACAATCCGGTTGCCAAGCGAACTTCGTCGACGTCAAAGCGATGGTCATTGATCATGTTGTCCAGCCAACGCTTGAGTGTTTCTCCTGCCGATGGTCTCGCTGCGGCAGCGACGTCGGCGGAGTCATCAAAAACGTCCAGCGATTGGTAGTACGCCAGCGCCCGTTCGTATTCCTGCATCGCGGCCGCAGGCACGATGCCCTGACTGCGACGCATTTCGTTTTCCAATCGCGAGACCAGATAGCGTTTTTCCCGCGCTAGCGGACGAACCGGTTCCTCACCGATTTCGACATACCAGGGCGCCGAATGGACGAACCGTGATTGCCCGTCATCGTGGGGCTGCCAAAACCGAACGGCAAACCAGCCCGAGCGATCGGGAAGGACGTCTAGTGAAAACGCCGAGCGAAAGGCACCTTCGGCGGTACGTTGGTTTTGCGGCCGCAGCAGTACCTCCGGACGCCCGTTGATCAGCAGTTCGCCGTAGGACAATCGCTTTTCCGAGAGCACGTCGACGGCCAGCGGAATCGCCTCGGGAGCTGACAGACGAAAAACATGACCGGGGTCATGTTCGTCGGCGGTCGCATAGAGCATCGGCCCGGTCGTGACGAAGGAACGTCCCGCCCGAAGGCCACGCAGCCAGTCATCGAATTCGAATCCGTCTTCCTGGTGCACGTAGACGCGACCGAATCCGGCCGGCACCGGATGGACGCCGTTGGCCGTTCCGGCCGAAGGCGGCATGCGAAAGCCACAGTTGAGCAGCGTGTAATACATCCCCAGTGTGTAGTCGATCCATTGACGATGGCCGCCCTGGCCCGCGCCATAGGGCGGCTGCATGTAGGCCGGGGCCGGCGTGTTCCAGTTTCGAAACGCAAACTCGGTCCGCCATACATGGTTGTTCGAAAGCTCGTACAACGCATCGGGCGCGATCGTCGGCAACACCATCGCGAACGGCCAATCCAGTTTGTCCATGTCGAACAACGCGCCCGGATCCGTCGACCGGACCGACTGGACGACGGGGCGCCAGGGGGGCACGCCTAACTGCAGAGCGTTGCGATGGCCGAGGACGAACAATGCGCCCAGTGTGTGTCGTTGCTCGGCAACGGTGAAGATCTCGTACTCGGTGTTGCGAGGCCAAATGACGTGTGTCTGGTCGACCGTGACCAGCCCGTCGGGAATGTCGGACAAGTTCTTGTCTCCGGCGCGCGGAGCCCGATCGGCGATCGTGACCCAGTTGGTCAGCGGCAGCGCGACGTTCAGGTCTTCTGCGAGAATGACGTTTTCCAAGTCTTGGATCGTGCGGTGCAGGTGTGTGTCACCGGAGTACCAGCCCCGTGACTGCGGATCCGCCCAACGTTTCAATCGGACCGTCAATTCCACGTCATTCGCGCCGACCGTCAGCGTCTGGGTGTGCGGAAAGTACGTTTTGCCCCGCTGGACGGTCAATTGATACTCGCCTTCGGGAACCGCGGCCGAGCAGCGATGGGCCGAGACCGTGGTGTGGTACTCGACGGAGCGTTTGTTGATCCAGTTTTGTTTTTCGTAGCGCACCGCCGAACCGGACGCATCGTCGGATTGAAAGTAGAACGGTTTTTCCGCGGAAGATTGCAAGTACAACCGCGCCGCGACCGGCTCGCCGGTGTCCGCATCGACAACGCTCAACCGAATCGTCCGCTGCTCCGCTATACAGCGATCTGTCGCAACGAATAGAACCGTGAAGACGATGGCGACCATCGACAGTGCCTGCCATCGCCGTGGTGCACTCGTTGCATCGTTCGCGTTGTTTAACATCAAGGCACCTGTGGCAATGGATCGAGCATCGTTGGTGTCTAGGCTTTAGGGACCGTCCAGCTTAGGACGATGCTTTTCTTGCACGTACGATGGCCCTTCCGGGCCGTCGCCCGTGGGGCTCAGCGCGACGACCTAGAAAGGACGTCGTACACCCCTCCACCGACTACCTCTTACCCGATCGGCCAGATCATTTGGATTCGTCGCGTTTCGCCTCCGCCCTAAGCTGGACGGTCCCTTTCGCCGATTTACCCGGGGGGCCACCTTCTGGCAAAGGCCGTCCATTCTATCGGATCACTCGGCACCAGGTGTGCTTTTGCATTTCATCAGCCAGGGTTGGACGATCACCGCGGCCAGGATCACCAGCGTGCCGGCGTAGAAACGACTGCCGAGCAGCTCGTGGTCGCCAAAGAACAACGCCCCCAACGAGATCCCGTAGACCGGTTCCAAGTTGTTGGCAAAATTGATCGTGAACACGGACAGACGGTCCAACAAACGGACGTAGATTTGATAGGCCAGCACGGTGCCGGCCAGCACCAGAATCGCCAGCCACAACCACTCCAGCGACACCGGCAGATAGCGGTCCGAATCAAGCGGAGCCCCCAACAGATCGGCGGTCACCAGTGCCGCACCGCAGAACAACGCCGCACCGGCCATCTCGTACATGACAACCGATTGCGGATGAACCCGACCGGCAAACAAGCCGTTGATGATCGAAAACAGCGTGGCTACGATCGCGCCGACCAATGCCACCAACAAACCATAGTGAAATCGTGTCTCGGTGCGATAAATCCAAACCACCGCCGCGATCACGACACACCCAAGCAGCAGGTTCCCCCACTGGAAGCGAACCTTGCGAATCAGGATCGGTTCCAACAGCGCCGTCCAGAAGCTGGTCGTCGCCATCCCGATCATGCAGATCGAGACGTTGGCGACTTTGACCGCCAGAAAAAACAGAATCCAATGGGCACCGACCAGCATCCCATTGGCGATCAAGGCAACGACAAGCGGTTTCGAAACTGCCGCGCGGCGGGGCAGCAGGGCAAACAGGATCACGGCCGCGGCGGCGCTGCGATACAAGACGACCTGTGTCGCACTCAATTCGATCAGCTTGCCCAACACCGCGGTGAAGCCCCAAATCAGGACGACAAAGTGAAGCTTCAGGTAGTCACGCACGATGGGAAAGAACCGGAGGGGGCGAAAAAAAGGACACGTGGGGAGCCGCCGGGCCGCTGCGTCGTGGGGATTCGATCGTCCTCCCAATTGCACAACGTGGTTCGCGCCATCACCATAGGCGGTGAAATTCGTTCGTCAATTACAGGATGTTCCAACGTTGATCGTCACCATCGATGGCCCCGCCGGTGCCGGCAAAAGCAGTATCGCGCACCAAGTCGCTTCCCAACTGGCGTTCGAGTTTCTGGACACCGGCGCGCTTTACCGGGCCGCCACGCTGGCGGCGATCCGAGCCAAGCTTGACTTGGAGAATGCCGACGGCCTGGCCGAATTCGTCGGCTCACTCGAGTTGTCCTGGCAGGACCGCTCCGTGCGACTCGGTGACGAAGATGTTTCGGAACTGATTCGCACGCCCGAGGTCACCAAGTCGATTCGATTCTTGGCCGACGTCCCCGCCGTCCGCGCCCAACTGTCCCAGATCCAACGCGACATCGCCGCCGGCCGCGACATCGTTACCGAAGGACGCGATCAAGGCGCCGAAGTGTTCCCGCACGCCGAGTGTAAAGTCTTCTTAACCGCATCACCGCTCGAACGCGCCAAACGGCGGATGCGACAACTGGCCGATTCGGGGCGATACGTATCGCTGGAAGATGTGCTGTCGGCGCAAAACCAACGCGATCTGGAAGACCGGATGCGTGACGTCGGACGACTGCGTGCTGCCGAAGATGCGGTGGTCGTCAACACCGACGGAATGTCGCCCGAAGAAGTGCTGCAGCAGATCGTGTCGCTGGTTCGGTCGCGGATCGAATCGTCCTAGCGGTTCGGTGTACGACGTCCTTTTTAGGTCGTCGCGGAGAGTCCTGCGGACGACGGCCCGGAAGGGCCATCGTACTTGGGAAAGCGATCGTCCCAAGCGGCGAGCGCCTACCGCCTGCAGACCAAAAACAGCCCGCTGGCATCCCAAGCCGACGTCACCAGATCGCTGCCGTCGATCCCCACGCGGTCGATCCGCTCTACCGTCCAGCCGGCCGCTTTTAAATCCGATTTGATTTCGTTTTCGGAAAAACGGTGCATGAACATTTTTTCCAGACCGCGGTAGGCATACGTCGCGTCGCCGAACTCCGCCTCGCGACTGCAAAGCGAACGGACCCGGCTTCGCAGTAGTCGCGCCCATCCGCCCGTTTCCCGCAGTGCGGCCCAACGCCGGTGAACGTGCAGGATCAAACCGCCGCCGGGGCGAACGGTGCGCGCGATATGGCACAGGCATTGAATCCGATTGGCCCGGCCCTGGATCATCCCCAGCGTGCTGAACATGCAGATCGCGTGATCGGCAACGGAGTCGGCGATTGCATCAAGTTGGACCAGATTGGCGCGCATCGGCATCACCGTGCCGGCCTGGTCGTCATCATCGTCTGCCGGGGCGAAGTTCTGGACCAGTTGTTCCAGCATCGGGTGACTGAGGTCAACGGCCAGGACGTCGTAGCCCCGTCGACTGACCGGCAGAGCCAAGCGTCCGGTTCCCGCCCCCAGATCCAAGACCAATGGCTTCGCCGCACCGGAATTTGCCGATTCGATACCGGATGGGCGGTGCGAAAACGTCGACAGTGTCTCCAGGACATAGCGCCGATCGAGCTCGCATAGCGGAGTGTCCGCCACAAAGTCGTCGTAGTGGCGTGCGATCGTCCGCTGATGGACGTATTGCCAAGTTCCGGCGGCGACACCACGCGGCCGCTGCCAATCGGGTGGGGTGGTGGAATGCGGGGGCTGGCTCAAAACAGAGTTGTCTTCCTATAATCTCGCCTCGTGATCAGCGCCACGACTGCAGCTCATCGCAGCGATTCGCAGCTCCTCCCAAAGCGAGTGAGAATGGGCTCCCGCTGACTCATCGAATGCTCACATTTTATCCGATGCCGGCCAGCGAATTGGCTGAGTCTACCCTGAACGAGGAGAGAAACGAACAGTGGCTATCAAAGTTGGAATTAATGGTTTTGGTCGAATCGGACGTCTGGTCTTTCGTGCATCCATCGGCCGCGACGACATCGAAGTGGTTGCCATCAACGACTTGCTGGACACCGACTACCTGGCGTACATGCTGAAGTACGATTCGGTGCACGGCCCGTTCAAAGGCGAAGTGGCTGTCGAAGGCAACAACCTGATCGTCAACGGCAAGACCGTCCGCGCGACCGCTGAAACCGATCCCAGCAAGCTGGCTTGGGGTGACGTCGGAGTCGACGTGGTGGTCGAATCGACGGGGATCTTCCTGACCTCCGAAGGCGCCCAAGGTCACATCGATGCCGGTGCCAAGAAAGTCGTCATGTCGGCTCCGTCCAAAGACGACACGCGGATGTTCGTGATGGGCGTCAACGACGACACCTACAACGGCGAAACCTTCGTCTCCAACGCATCCTGCACGACCAACTGTCTGGCACCGATCGCCAAGGTCCTGAACGACAACTACGGCATCAAACGTGGTTTGATGACCACCGTTCACGCTGCGACCGCGACGCAAAAGACCGTCGACGGCCCCTCCAAGAAAGATTGGCGCGGCGGACGTGGGATCCTGGAAAACATCATCCCCTCCAGCACCGGTGCGGCCAAAGCCGTCGGCAAGGTGATTCCCGAACTCAACGGCAAGCTGACCGGCATGGCGTTCCGCGTTCCGACCTCGGACGTTTCCGTCGTCGACCTGACCGTCGAACTGGAAAAGGGCGCCAGCTACGAAGAGATCTGCGCCAAGATGAAGGAAACCGCCGAAGGCAGCATGAAGGGCATCCTCGGTTACACCGACGATAAAGTCGTCTCCACCGATTTCCGCGGCGAAGTCCGCACCTCGGTCTTCGACGCCGGTGCCGGAATCCAATTGGACGACAC containing:
- a CDS encoding CehA/McbA family metallohydrolase — encoded protein: MLNNANDATSAPRRWQALSMVAIVFTVLFVATDRCIAEQRTIRLSVVDADTGEPVAARLYLQSSAEKPFYFQSDDASGSAVRYEKQNWINKRSVEYHTTVSAHRCSAAVPEGEYQLTVQRGKTYFPHTQTLTVGANDVELTVRLKRWADPQSRGWYSGDTHLHRTIQDLENVILAEDLNVALPLTNWVTIADRAPRAGDKNLSDIPDGLVTVDQTHVIWPRNTEYEIFTVAEQRHTLGALFVLGHRNALQLGVPPWRPVVQSVRSTDPGALFDMDKLDWPFAMVLPTIAPDALYELSNNHVWRTEFAFRNWNTPAPAYMQPPYGAGQGGHRQWIDYTLGMYYTLLNCGFRMPPSAGTANGVHPVPAGFGRVYVHQEDGFEFDDWLRGLRAGRSFVTTGPMLYATADEHDPGHVFRLSAPEAIPLAVDVLSEKRLSYGELLINGRPEVLLRPQNQRTAEGAFRSAFSLDVLPDRSGWFAVRFWQPHDDGQSRFVHSAPWYVEIGEEPVRPLAREKRYLVSRLENEMRRSQGIVPAAAMQEYERALAYYQSLDVFDDSADVAAAARPSAGETLKRWLDNMINDHRFDVDEVRLATGLSSAEAAEAIAQRADSAGSTGFRILPYPGGRHPRIGFLDGAIRPQRETKVSVFPPWDEGGYVVVDVPEAVFSNLGLTYLAHEHIPTIWTEQGIDLPRLEWSVDEDTLHVERKLPGGIVIESHVTEQSGAAAMQLKLTNGTKEKLTGLRVQVCVMLKGAIGFNSQEKLPSVTAPPFVAVRAANSNRWIITAWQPNHRVWTNPPVPCIHSDPIFPDCAPGQTVTVNGGLWFYEGDDIQSELDRLADQP
- a CDS encoding DMT family transporter codes for the protein MRDYLKLHFVVLIWGFTAVLGKLIELSATQVVLYRSAAAAVILFALLPRRAAVSKPLVVALIANGMLVGAHWILFFLAVKVANVSICMIGMATTSFWTALLEPILIRKVRFQWGNLLLGCVVIAAVVWIYRTETRFHYGLLVALVGAIVATLFSIINGLFAGRVHPQSVVMYEMAGAALFCGAALVTADLLGAPLDSDRYLPVSLEWLWLAILVLAGTVLAYQIYVRLLDRLSVFTINFANNLEPVYGISLGALFFGDHELLGSRFYAGTLVILAAVIVQPWLMKCKSTPGAE
- the cmk gene encoding (d)CMP kinase — translated: MIVTIDGPAGAGKSSIAHQVASQLAFEFLDTGALYRAATLAAIRAKLDLENADGLAEFVGSLELSWQDRSVRLGDEDVSELIRTPEVTKSIRFLADVPAVRAQLSQIQRDIAAGRDIVTEGRDQGAEVFPHAECKVFLTASPLERAKRRMRQLADSGRYVSLEDVLSAQNQRDLEDRMRDVGRLRAAEDAVVVNTDGMSPEEVLQQIVSLVRSRIESS
- a CDS encoding class I SAM-dependent methyltransferase, with the protein product MSQPPHSTTPPDWQRPRGVAAGTWQYVHQRTIARHYDDFVADTPLCELDRRYVLETLSTFSHRPSGIESANSGAAKPLVLDLGAGTGRLALPVSRRGYDVLAVDLSHPMLEQLVQNFAPADDDDDQAGTVMPMRANLVQLDAIADSVADHAICMFSTLGMIQGRANRIQCLCHIARTVRPGGGLILHVHRRWAALRETGGWARLLRSRVRSLCSREAEFGDATYAYRGLEKMFMHRFSENEIKSDLKAAGWTVERIDRVGIDGSDLVTSAWDASGLFLVCRR
- the gap gene encoding type I glyceraldehyde-3-phosphate dehydrogenase, giving the protein MAIKVGINGFGRIGRLVFRASIGRDDIEVVAINDLLDTDYLAYMLKYDSVHGPFKGEVAVEGNNLIVNGKTVRATAETDPSKLAWGDVGVDVVVESTGIFLTSEGAQGHIDAGAKKVVMSAPSKDDTRMFVMGVNDDTYNGETFVSNASCTTNCLAPIAKVLNDNYGIKRGLMTTVHAATATQKTVDGPSKKDWRGGRGILENIIPSSTGAAKAVGKVIPELNGKLTGMAFRVPTSDVSVVDLTVELEKGASYEEICAKMKETAEGSMKGILGYTDDKVVSTDFRGEVRTSVFDAGAGIQLDDTFVKVVSWYDNEWGYSNKVLDLVAKISG